Proteins encoded in a region of the Megalops cyprinoides isolate fMegCyp1 chromosome 3, fMegCyp1.pri, whole genome shotgun sequence genome:
- the zmp:0000001268 gene encoding CYTL1 domain-containing protein, which yields MALFVQVMLLISCVAAVPYFPPTCYTKVLSMAREIMERFAEVKRNPATGYCMAHLPNIYVDVHNACIMPKMRTYISLLEGLPDRSCVRNRSVHKLTATIRQLHLIMAHKCHGDLHFSTDDCAALEH from the exons ATGGCTCTCTTTGTACAGGTGATGCTCCTGATCTCCTGCGTGGCGGCGGTTCCGTACTTCCCGCCGACCTGCTACACCAAGGTGCTGAGCATGGCAAGAGAGATCATGGAGCGGTTCGCGGAGGTCAAGAGGAACCCAGCGACA GGGTACTGCATGGCGCACCTGCCGAACATATACGTTGACGTGCAT AATGCCTGCATCATGCCAAAAATGCGGACATACATATCCCTGCTGGAGGGCCTGCCGGACCGAAGCTGCGTCCGGAACAGGAGTGTGCATAAGCTGACTGCCACCATTCGGCAGCTGCACCTAATCATGGCACACAAGTGTCACGGG gACCTGCACTTCAGCACAGACGACTGCGCTGCATTGGAACACTAa